The following are encoded in a window of Arthrobacter woluwensis genomic DNA:
- a CDS encoding NAD kinase, with the protein MSRRILVFAHTGREESLKAAREACLELTSSGLIPVMNPAERQDMEDYFGDRDTPTEILGQDCELDGIELGMVLGGDGTILRAAEMVREINIPLLGVNLGHVGFLAESERADLKDTVRWIARKDYVVEERMTIDVQVWVKGRRIWHTWALNEVSLEKGNRERMLEVVMEVDERPLTSFGCDGVVMATPTGSTAYAFSAGGPVVWPEVEALLMVPISAHALFAKPLVVSPRSRLAVEVLTRTDAHGVIWCDGRRSLDLPPGARIEVTRSDTPVRLARTHQTPFSARLVSKFELPTSGWRGPMHQVHPVATGQVPMVDQSVLDRPVPGGQDESQNSTPVPSPKHL; encoded by the coding sequence ATGAGCCGGCGGATCCTCGTCTTCGCCCACACGGGGCGCGAAGAGTCCCTCAAGGCTGCCCGCGAAGCCTGCCTGGAACTGACGTCCAGTGGCCTGATCCCCGTCATGAATCCTGCCGAGCGCCAGGACATGGAGGACTACTTCGGGGACCGGGACACGCCCACCGAGATCCTGGGACAGGACTGCGAGCTGGACGGGATCGAACTCGGCATGGTGCTGGGCGGCGATGGCACCATCCTGCGCGCCGCCGAGATGGTGCGGGAGATCAACATCCCGTTGCTCGGCGTCAATCTGGGCCACGTCGGATTCCTGGCCGAAAGCGAGCGGGCGGACCTGAAGGACACCGTCCGGTGGATCGCGCGCAAGGACTACGTGGTCGAGGAGCGGATGACCATCGACGTGCAGGTCTGGGTCAAGGGCCGGCGCATCTGGCACACCTGGGCGCTCAACGAGGTGTCGCTGGAGAAGGGCAATCGCGAGCGGATGCTCGAAGTCGTCATGGAAGTGGACGAACGCCCCCTGACGTCCTTCGGCTGCGACGGCGTGGTCATGGCGACCCCCACGGGCTCCACGGCGTACGCGTTCTCCGCGGGCGGCCCTGTGGTGTGGCCCGAGGTGGAAGCGCTCCTCATGGTCCCCATCAGCGCCCACGCGCTCTTCGCGAAGCCTCTCGTGGTGTCGCCGCGGTCGCGTCTGGCGGTCGAGGTGCTCACCCGTACCGACGCCCACGGTGTCATCTGGTGTGACGGCCGGCGTTCTCTGGACCTCCCCCCGGGCGCCCGTATCGAGGTCACCCGTTCGGACACCCCGGTCCGTCTGGCCCGGACCCATCAGACGCCGTTCTCCGCACGGCTGGTGAGCAAGTTCGAACTGCCCACGAGCGGCTGGCGTGGCCCCATGCATCAGGTCCACCCCGTGGCCACGGGACAGGTCCCGATGGTCGACCAGTCCGTCCTCGACCGTCCCGTCCCCGGCGGGCAGGACGAATCACAGAACAGCACCCCGGTGCCCAGCCCGAAACACCTGTGA